In Helianthus annuus cultivar XRQ/B chromosome 3, HanXRQr2.0-SUNRISE, whole genome shotgun sequence, a single window of DNA contains:
- the LOC110931683 gene encoding histone deacetylase 8, whose product MICSATFLNIGSWNAALLAAGTTLSVMKYILDGHGKICYALVRPPGHHAQPTQADGYCFLDNAGLAVQYALDSGCKRVAVIDIDVHYGNGTAEGFYRSDKVLTGGINELGEGAGFGFNLNVPLPNATGDIGYKCAMTEVVVPAVRKFDPNMMVFVVGQDSSAVSIAQGLPMDQWNPRLKPEFFLHIKA is encoded by the exons ATGATCTGTAGTGCAACGTTTCTGAATATCGGATCATGGAATGCTGCACTGCTAGCTGCCGGCACGACACTTTCAGTAATGAAGTATATACTTGACGGGCACGGTAAAATATGTTACGCACTGGTTAGACCACCGGGTCATCACGCTCAGCCTACTCAAGCTGATGGCTATTGCTTTCTAGACAACGCGGGTCTTGCGGTTCAATACGCTTTGGATTCGGGTTGCAAAAGGGTTGCGGTTATTGACATTGATGTTCATTACGGGAATGGAACTGCAGAGGGATTTTACCGTTCTGATAAAGTTCTTACTGGAGGTATAAACGAGCTTGGTGAGGGAGCGGGATTTGGGTTTAATTTAAATGTACCTTTACCAAATGCAACAGGGGATATAGGGTATAAGTGTGCGATGACCGAGGTCGTTGTCCCTGCTGTTAGAAAGTTTGATCCTAATATGATGGTATTTGTTGTTGGCCAAGATTCAAGTGCTGTAA GTATAGCACAAGGATTGCCAATGGATCAATGGAATCCAAGGCTGAAGCCTGAGTTCTTTCTTCACATAAAG GCATAA